A part of Flavobacteriaceae bacterium GSB9 genomic DNA contains:
- the lptC gene encoding LPS export ABC transporter periplasmic protein LptC, giving the protein MKTLFLHNKLSIVTICIVAMFFSCNDSLKQVQQIGISDNEPIGVDYNMNVKYIDSGRVSANLISAKMLDYTNRDFPFNEFVDGVTLYVYDKDNKKSTVVADYAIVYGNTDLIDMRDNVVITTHDNSVLKTDQLYYDQKKEWLFTNHPVEFQTEQDLIKGNGFDSDSKFENAQVLEVTGIITIEE; this is encoded by the coding sequence ATGAAAACATTGTTTTTACATAATAAATTAAGCATAGTCACAATTTGTATTGTGGCTATGTTTTTTTCATGTAATGACAGTTTAAAGCAAGTGCAACAGATTGGTATTTCAGACAACGAACCGATAGGTGTCGATTATAACATGAATGTTAAGTACATCGATTCCGGTAGAGTTTCGGCTAACCTTATAAGTGCCAAAATGTTAGATTATACCAATCGCGATTTTCCTTTTAACGAGTTTGTTGATGGCGTAACACTTTATGTTTACGATAAAGACAATAAAAAAAGTACTGTTGTGGCCGATTATGCCATTGTTTATGGCAATACCGATTTAATCGACATGAGAGATAATGTGGTAATCACTACACACGATAACAGTGTTTTAAAAACCGATCAGCTTTACTACGACCAAAAAAAGGAATGGCTCTTTACAAACCATCCTGTTGAGTTTCAAACAGAACAAGACCTTATAAAAGGTAATGGTTTCGACTCCGATTCAAAATTTGAAAATGCCCAAGTCCTCGAGGTTACTGGTATAATTACTATCGAGGAATAA